From a single Rhizobium lusitanum genomic region:
- a CDS encoding aminopeptidase P family protein, with protein MFQSFDVTSTPQFGRERVTGLRTAFSDLGIDGFLVPRADEYQGEYVPKCSERLAWLTGFTGSAGVALVTQSQAVVFVDGRYVTQLAEQVDRSVFTGGDLVDEPPHVWLPRHAKKGFRLGIDPWLHTGAEVRRLEKALAEIGGKLVFLPHNPLDKLWSDRPAEPLGGVIVQDIGQAGILAKDKLVTIAADLKAKNLKAALITDPSSVAWIFNIRGNDVPHTPHPLARAIIYAEGEAEIFLDKRKTKIEAEAYLTQICKQLPPSELVKRLAAASANGGRILVDPDLASYALTDIIRREGGEVVEGTDPAKLPRARKNAAEINGSAAAHLQDGAAMVEFLYWLETSKPGTVTEIAAAERLEASRARVGQSMQNPLKDISFDTISGAGEHAAIMHYRVTTETDRLIQAGELFLIDSGAQYINGTTDITRTVGIGAVPEEQKRLFTLVLKGMIAISTARFPKGTRGCDLDPLARIALWKSGVDFAHGTGHGVGSYLSVHEGPQRISRLSTQELLPGMILSNEPGYYRPGHFGIRIENLIYIRDPEEIEGGDIPMLGFETLTFCPIDRSVILPELLTHDELHWLNDYHARTREALMPLIHDPDIRAWLENATLELSH; from the coding sequence ATGTTCCAGTCTTTCGACGTCACATCCACCCCGCAATTCGGTCGCGAACGCGTTACCGGCCTGCGCACCGCCTTCAGCGACCTTGGTATTGACGGCTTCCTCGTGCCCCGTGCCGACGAATATCAGGGCGAATATGTGCCCAAATGTTCGGAGCGCCTGGCTTGGCTGACGGGATTTACCGGATCGGCCGGTGTGGCACTTGTGACACAGTCGCAAGCCGTTGTTTTCGTCGACGGTCGCTACGTGACGCAGTTGGCCGAACAGGTGGACCGATCCGTCTTCACCGGCGGCGATCTCGTCGACGAGCCGCCGCATGTCTGGCTGCCGCGTCATGCGAAGAAAGGGTTCAGGCTCGGCATCGATCCGTGGCTGCACACCGGCGCCGAAGTCCGGCGGCTGGAAAAGGCGCTGGCGGAAATCGGTGGCAAGCTGGTCTTTCTGCCGCATAACCCGCTGGACAAGCTCTGGAGCGACCGGCCGGCCGAGCCGCTCGGCGGCGTCATCGTTCAGGACATCGGGCAGGCCGGCATCTTGGCGAAAGACAAGCTGGTGACCATCGCGGCCGATCTGAAGGCGAAGAACCTCAAGGCGGCGTTGATCACTGACCCATCCTCGGTCGCCTGGATCTTCAATATTCGCGGCAACGACGTGCCGCATACGCCGCATCCGCTGGCGCGCGCCATCATCTATGCCGAGGGTGAAGCCGAAATTTTCCTTGACAAGCGCAAGACCAAGATCGAGGCGGAAGCTTACCTCACGCAGATCTGCAAGCAGCTTCCGCCATCCGAACTCGTCAAGCGACTGGCAGCTGCCTCCGCGAATGGCGGGCGCATCCTGGTCGATCCCGATCTGGCGTCCTATGCACTAACCGACATCATTCGCCGCGAGGGTGGCGAGGTGGTGGAGGGCACGGATCCGGCCAAGCTGCCGCGCGCCCGCAAGAATGCCGCCGAGATCAACGGCTCGGCCGCCGCCCATCTGCAGGATGGGGCTGCCATGGTCGAGTTTCTCTATTGGCTGGAGACCAGCAAGCCGGGCACGGTGACGGAAATTGCTGCCGCCGAGCGGCTGGAAGCAAGCCGCGCCCGCGTCGGCCAGAGCATGCAGAACCCGCTGAAGGATATTTCCTTCGACACCATCTCCGGCGCTGGCGAGCATGCGGCCATCATGCATTATCGCGTGACGACGGAGACCGACCGGCTGATCCAGGCGGGCGAGCTGTTCCTGATCGATTCAGGCGCACAATATATCAATGGCACCACCGATATCACCCGCACGGTCGGCATCGGCGCGGTCCCCGAGGAGCAGAAGCGGCTGTTCACGCTGGTGCTGAAGGGCATGATCGCCATCAGCACGGCGCGTTTCCCCAAGGGCACACGCGGCTGCGATCTCGATCCGCTGGCGCGCATCGCGCTCTGGAAATCCGGCGTCGACTTTGCCCATGGCACTGGCCATGGCGTCGGCTCCTACCTCTCGGTGCATGAGGGGCCGCAGCGCATCTCGCGGCTATCGACGCAGGAACTGCTCCCCGGCATGATCCTGTCGAACGAGCCCGGCTATTATCGTCCCGGCCATTTCGGTATTCGTATCGAAAACCTGATCTATATTCGCGATCCCGAGGAGATCGAAGGCGGCGATATCCCGATGCTCGGCTTCGAAACGCTGACCTTCTGCCCGATCGACCGCAGCGTTATCCTTCCGGAACTGCTGACCCATGACGAACTGCATTGGCTGAACGACTATCACGCCAGGACTCGTGAAGCGCTGATGCCGCTGATCCACGATCCGGATATTCGGGCTTGGCTGGAGAACGCGACGCTGGAATTAAGTCATTGA
- a CDS encoding 50S ribosomal protein L11 methyltransferase has protein sequence MSEIRLYVTTTEKKAELVLDLMTPVFEDEELPIATSEIDEKKDIWEASIYLYADDEDDVRARFAALLKPTFPELVVEKEVIPDVDWIAKSLEGLKPVRAGRFLVHGSHDRDKIGSSDIAIEIDAGQAFGTGHHGTTAGCLETIETVLASRRVRNALDLGTGSGVLAIGVRKLRNIPVLATDIDPIAVRVARENVRRNGIASGIALETAPGFHSTAFSRHGPFDLIIANILARPLIKMAPQLVAHLAPGGSVILSGILATQRWKVLAAYNGAKMRHVRTIWRNGWVTIHLDRP, from the coding sequence TTGAGTGAAATCCGCCTTTACGTGACGACGACCGAGAAAAAGGCCGAACTGGTTCTCGATCTGATGACGCCGGTATTCGAAGACGAAGAATTACCGATCGCGACCAGCGAGATCGATGAGAAGAAGGACATCTGGGAAGCGTCTATCTATCTCTACGCGGATGATGAAGACGACGTGCGCGCGCGCTTTGCAGCTTTGCTGAAGCCGACATTTCCCGAGCTTGTCGTCGAAAAGGAAGTCATTCCCGATGTCGATTGGATCGCCAAGTCGCTGGAAGGCCTGAAGCCGGTCCGCGCCGGGCGCTTTCTGGTGCATGGTTCCCACGACCGCGACAAGATCGGCTCGAGCGATATCGCCATCGAGATCGATGCCGGCCAAGCCTTCGGGACCGGCCATCACGGCACGACGGCGGGCTGCCTGGAGACGATCGAGACGGTGCTTGCCAGCCGGCGGGTGCGCAATGCGCTCGATCTCGGCACAGGCAGCGGTGTGCTGGCGATCGGCGTGCGCAAGCTGCGCAATATCCCGGTTCTTGCCACCGATATCGATCCGATCGCCGTCCGTGTCGCCCGCGAGAATGTCCGCCGCAACGGCATTGCGTCTGGCATCGCCCTGGAAACAGCACCTGGCTTTCATTCCACGGCCTTTTCCCGCCATGGGCCTTTCGACCTGATTATCGCCAATATCCTGGCCCGGCCGCTGATCAAAATGGCGCCGCAGCTGGTCGCTCATCTTGCCCCCGGCGGCTCGGTCATTCTCTCGGGCATCCTTGCCACACAACGCTGGAAAGTGCTGGCCGCCTATAATGGTGCGAAGATGCGGCATGTCCGCACCATCTGGCGCAACGGCTGGGTCACCATTCATCTCGACCGGCCCTAA
- a CDS encoding FAD-dependent oxidoreductase, with translation MGDSAGGERKSKSILIAGAGPAGLTAALELAHRGFAPRIIDDGQGPTPLKESRALGINARTLTLLSPSGVAERIVTAAQPIMHFRIRSGAKVLADVDTRQVPGRFGAMHVLAQGATERLLIEALAAYGIAPEWQTAVVADPITNTWKPEVTLRRADGGTEAVRPDILIGADGAHSAVRKALGAGFPGEALEAYFYIADFRYAKPVDSHFVEITLCDPGMIGRLPVSSDVLRYISTREDFESRIVHPEAVAEKIWVSQFRIHFRHVEPMAKGNVFLAGDAAHIHSPAGARGMNLGIEDACWLAWLIAEGREEEYSALRIPAVKQVLKQTYGLTRLITMENALAIAVRNLLAPLFLRFGPARRRLLYNVAGYDTPKPPWIDWAE, from the coding sequence ATGGGAGATAGCGCCGGGGGAGAGAGGAAATCCAAGTCCATTCTGATTGCGGGTGCGGGACCAGCTGGTCTGACCGCAGCGCTGGAATTGGCCCACCGCGGCTTTGCGCCTCGCATTATCGATGATGGCCAGGGGCCGACGCCCCTGAAAGAGAGCCGGGCTCTCGGCATCAATGCCCGCACATTGACGCTGCTTTCACCTTCCGGCGTTGCCGAGCGCATTGTCACGGCTGCCCAGCCGATCATGCATTTTCGTATCCGCTCCGGAGCGAAAGTCCTGGCCGATGTCGATACGCGGCAGGTGCCGGGGCGCTTTGGCGCCATGCACGTTCTGGCGCAGGGCGCGACCGAGCGGTTACTGATCGAGGCGCTCGCCGCTTACGGCATTGCGCCGGAATGGCAGACTGCTGTCGTCGCGGATCCGATCACCAATACCTGGAAGCCGGAAGTGACGCTGCGACGCGCCGATGGCGGCACGGAAGCTGTTCGTCCCGATATACTGATCGGTGCCGACGGGGCGCATTCCGCTGTGCGCAAGGCGCTTGGCGCCGGTTTTCCCGGTGAGGCGTTGGAGGCTTATTTCTATATTGCCGATTTTCGCTATGCCAAACCGGTGGACTCGCATTTCGTTGAGATCACCCTTTGTGATCCCGGCATGATCGGGCGTCTGCCGGTATCTTCCGATGTCCTGCGCTATATCTCGACGCGGGAGGATTTTGAAAGCCGCATCGTTCATCCGGAGGCGGTTGCCGAGAAGATCTGGGTCTCGCAGTTCCGCATTCATTTCCGCCACGTCGAGCCGATGGCCAAGGGCAATGTGTTCCTGGCGGGCGACGCGGCTCATATTCATTCTCCGGCAGGGGCTCGGGGTATGAATCTTGGTATAGAGGATGCCTGCTGGCTTGCCTGGCTCATTGCGGAAGGGCGCGAAGAGGAGTATTCGGCCCTCAGAATTCCAGCCGTGAAACAGGTGCTGAAGCAGACCTATGGTCTGACCCGCTTGATCACCATGGAAAATGCGCTGGCGATCGCGGTGCGCAATCTGCTCGCGCCGCTGTTTTTGCGTTTCGGGCCGGCGCGGCGCAGGCTGCTTTACAATGTCGCCGGCTACGATACGCCGAAGCCGCCTTGGATCGACTGGGCCGAGTAA
- a CDS encoding SCO family protein has translation MKTVRIVVWVAVLIMAGVLGWLTFGVNKSPEAAAEGPYGVPFTLTAQNGQPVSEQAFRGRPTALFFGYTHCPDVCPTTLFEMNGWMQKVDPDGTKLNAYFVTVDPERDTPAIMNQYVSNVSNRITGISGDPAKVIDMVKGFRVYAKKVPLDEKDPNGDYTMDHTASVFLLDASGRFAGTIAYQEDPDIAVKKLENLIKKG, from the coding sequence ATGAAAACCGTGCGAATTGTTGTCTGGGTGGCCGTGTTGATCATGGCGGGAGTGCTGGGATGGTTGACTTTCGGGGTCAACAAATCGCCGGAGGCGGCGGCCGAAGGGCCTTACGGGGTGCCGTTCACGCTCACGGCGCAGAATGGCCAGCCGGTCAGCGAGCAGGCTTTTCGCGGAAGGCCGACGGCGCTGTTCTTCGGCTATACGCATTGCCCTGATGTCTGCCCGACCACGCTGTTTGAAATGAACGGCTGGATGCAGAAGGTCGATCCTGACGGTACCAAGCTCAACGCCTATTTCGTCACCGTCGATCCCGAGCGCGATACGCCCGCGATCATGAACCAGTATGTGTCCAACGTCTCGAACCGCATCACCGGCATTTCCGGCGACCCCGCCAAGGTGATAGACATGGTCAAGGGCTTCCGGGTCTACGCCAAGAAGGTTCCGCTCGACGAGAAGGATCCGAACGGCGATTATACCATGGACCATACCGCCTCGGTCTTCCTCCTCGATGCCTCTGGCCGTTTCGCCGGCACGATCGCCTATCAGGAGGATCCGGATATTGCGGTCAAGAAGCTGGAGAACCTGATCAAGAAGGGATAG
- a CDS encoding chemotaxis protein CheW, whose translation MTNAIKQSGAYLEIVSFHLGGQEFCIDIMAIREIRGWAPVTPMPHTPPYVLGLINLRGAVIPVIDMACRLGMKMTEPSERSAIIVTDIAGKLVGLLVEQVSDMMTIKSEDLQPAPEIIPETQRAFCRGIVAREKTMVCFLNLDTVIAEQLAQAA comes from the coding sequence ATGACGAATGCCATCAAACAATCGGGCGCCTATCTGGAGATTGTCTCCTTCCATCTGGGCGGCCAGGAATTCTGCATCGACATCATGGCCATCCGCGAAATCCGCGGTTGGGCGCCAGTGACGCCGATGCCGCATACGCCGCCCTATGTACTCGGCCTCATCAACCTGCGTGGCGCGGTGATCCCGGTCATCGACATGGCCTGCCGTCTTGGCATGAAGATGACCGAGCCGTCCGAGCGCTCAGCCATCATCGTCACCGACATCGCCGGCAAGCTCGTCGGCCTGCTGGTCGAACAGGTGTCCGACATGATGACCATCAAGAGCGAAGACCTTCAGCCGGCGCCGGAAATCATTCCGGAAACACAGCGGGCTTTCTGCCGCGGTATCGTAGCGCGGGAAAAGACGATGGTTTGCTTCCTCAACCTCGACACGGTCATCGCCGAGCAGTTGGCGCAGGCAGCCTGA
- a CDS encoding CreA family protein, giving the protein MTSLKLHAAIAALFLALAPVSASAEVVGKVGVDWTGNDILVDAVPDPGVTGVTCHVTYFDRSVIDRLRKGNWFEDPSNNSIACRQTGPISIGDIDLSQGGEEVFRAGLSLIWKKLVVTRIYDKKNDTLIYLIHSRELTNGSAKMAISTIPLFGQTVSWKNGKPN; this is encoded by the coding sequence ATGACGTCTTTGAAATTGCATGCCGCCATTGCCGCCTTGTTTCTGGCGCTGGCACCTGTTTCCGCATCCGCCGAGGTCGTCGGCAAGGTCGGGGTGGACTGGACCGGCAATGATATTCTGGTCGATGCCGTGCCTGATCCGGGCGTCACAGGGGTCACCTGCCACGTCACCTATTTCGACCGCAGCGTCATCGACCGGCTGAGAAAAGGCAACTGGTTCGAGGATCCCTCCAATAATTCCATTGCCTGCCGCCAGACCGGGCCGATCTCGATCGGGGACATTGACTTGTCGCAAGGCGGCGAGGAGGTGTTTCGTGCCGGGTTGTCGCTGATCTGGAAGAAGCTGGTGGTCACCCGGATCTACGACAAGAAGAACGATACGCTGATCTATCTCATTCATTCGCGCGAATTGACCAACGGCTCGGCGAAGATGGCGATTTCCACTATCCCGTTGTTCGGTCAGACGGTGTCCTGGAAGAATGGCAAGCCCAATTGA
- a CDS encoding SRPBCC family protein, producing the protein MTGSNFVYVTYIRTTPEKLWSALTTPEFIKKYWFDATHVTDWKVGSPWKIVFADGRVADTGEIAEFEPPKRLVIKWRNEFMPEMKAEGWSLCVMDIEPAGDAVKLTVTHTMERENAKFIGAVSGGWPKILSNLKSLLETGEIVLSGK; encoded by the coding sequence ATGACTGGCAGCAATTTCGTATACGTCACCTATATCCGCACCACGCCGGAAAAACTCTGGTCGGCGCTGACCACGCCGGAGTTCATCAAGAAATACTGGTTCGATGCGACGCATGTGACTGACTGGAAAGTCGGCTCGCCATGGAAGATCGTCTTTGCGGACGGCCGGGTCGCCGATACCGGCGAGATCGCGGAGTTCGAGCCGCCAAAGCGCCTCGTCATCAAATGGCGCAATGAATTCATGCCCGAGATGAAGGCCGAGGGCTGGTCTCTATGCGTGATGGACATCGAGCCCGCAGGCGATGCGGTGAAACTCACAGTTACCCACACGATGGAGCGGGAGAATGCCAAGTTCATCGGCGCGGTTTCGGGCGGCTGGCCGAAAATCCTCTCCAATCTCAAATCGCTGCTGGAAACCGGAGAGATCGTGTTGTCTGGTAAATAG
- a CDS encoding ArsR/SmtB family transcription factor, with protein MSDDAVFRALADASRRQLLDRLYEQNGQTLGELCQGLEMTRQAVAKHLAILEEANLVSAQRQGREKLHFINPVPINDIAERWINKFERRQLTALSALKKALEGEGGQ; from the coding sequence ATGAGCGATGACGCGGTCTTTCGAGCTTTGGCGGATGCGAGCCGGCGGCAATTGCTGGACCGGTTGTACGAGCAAAACGGCCAGACGCTCGGCGAACTTTGCCAGGGGCTGGAGATGACACGGCAGGCGGTGGCGAAGCATCTTGCCATCCTGGAGGAGGCAAATCTTGTCTCCGCGCAGCGACAAGGCCGGGAGAAGCTGCATTTCATCAATCCCGTTCCGATCAACGATATTGCCGAGCGCTGGATCAACAAGTTCGAGCGCCGGCAGCTCACCGCTCTTTCCGCTCTCAAGAAGGCGCTCGAGGGTGAGGGCGGCCAATAG
- a CDS encoding GNAT family N-acetyltransferase, which yields MNSEQEDPDQRRPQKAVGVEIRAASPSDAEGIALIANLPGFRAGTLRLPFQNIEETRRWLEKPSPTSISLVAVVAGQVVGNAGLRRHSGRQIHIGNLGMGVHDNFVGRGIGSALLAALIDTADNWLAIKRLELTVYVDNEPAIRLYEKFGFETEGRLKAFAFRNGEYVDAFTMARIRM from the coding sequence ATGAATTCAGAACAGGAAGATCCAGACCAGCGACGACCGCAAAAGGCCGTTGGAGTGGAGATTCGCGCCGCAAGTCCGTCCGACGCCGAAGGCATAGCCCTCATCGCCAACCTGCCCGGCTTTCGCGCCGGCACGTTACGCCTGCCCTTTCAGAACATCGAAGAGACGCGGCGATGGCTGGAAAAGCCCTCCCCTACCTCGATCAGCCTCGTCGCGGTCGTCGCCGGACAGGTCGTCGGCAATGCCGGTCTGCGCCGCCATTCCGGTCGGCAGATCCACATCGGCAACCTCGGCATGGGCGTCCACGACAATTTCGTCGGCCGGGGCATAGGCTCGGCACTGCTCGCCGCCCTGATCGACACCGCCGACAACTGGCTGGCGATCAAACGGTTGGAGCTGACCGTCTATGTCGACAATGAGCCCGCGATCCGACTCTACGAGAAATTCGGATTCGAGACTGAGGGAAGGCTCAAGGCCTTTGCGTTTCGTAACGGCGAGTATGTGGACGCGTTCACAATGGCACGCATCAGGATGTAA
- the ligA gene encoding NAD-dependent DNA ligase LigA, translating to MSSEQKPVEDLTEEEAAATLAYLAAEIARNDALYHGNDAPEISDAEYDALKRRNDAIEARFPALIRADSPSRRVGAAPSETFMPVVHARPMLSLDNTFSQEDVQDFVAGVYRFLGRLPDQSIAFTAEPKIDGLSMSIRYENGRMVSAATRGDGTTGENVTANIRTIKEIPQTLPAGAPAVVEIRGEVYMAKSDFLALNAQMEAEGKQTYVNPRNTAAGSLRQLDAKVTASRKLKFFAYAWGEMSDMLTDTQFGMVQTFGEWGFPVNPLMKRLNSVADILAHYDEIGLQRPDLDYDIDGVVYKVDSLELQARLGFRSRSPRWATAHKFPAEQALTRLLDIDIQVGRTGALTPVARLEPITVGGVVVTNATLHNADYIKGIGNKGEPIRDGRDIRVGDMVIVQRAGDVIPQIVDVVLEKREASSVAYEFPKTCPVCGSHAVRDINEKTGKVDAVTRCTGGFICRAQATEHLKHFVSRNAYDIEGLGAKQIDFFFESEDPALQVRTAPDIFTLERRQQSSLTKLENIDGFGKVSVSKLYAAINERRDIALHRFIFALGVRHVGETTAKLLARSYGTYEAFEAGMKEAVPLSGDAWNDLNNIEGIGEVVARAVVEFYKEPRNVEVISKLLDEVRPQEAEQPTTSGSPVAGKTVVFTGSLEKFTRDEAKARAESLGAKVSGSVSKKTDIVVAGPGAGSKLDKAREFNVQVMSEDEWLELIAG from the coding sequence ATGAGCAGCGAACAGAAGCCCGTCGAAGATTTGACCGAAGAAGAGGCAGCCGCAACGCTTGCCTATCTGGCAGCCGAGATCGCGCGCAATGATGCGCTTTATCACGGCAACGATGCGCCGGAGATTTCAGACGCGGAATACGATGCGCTGAAGCGGCGCAACGATGCCATCGAAGCGCGCTTCCCGGCGCTGATTCGTGCCGACAGCCCATCGCGGCGGGTCGGTGCCGCCCCATCCGAAACCTTTATGCCCGTCGTCCACGCAAGACCGATGCTGTCGCTCGACAATACCTTCTCGCAGGAAGACGTGCAGGATTTCGTCGCCGGCGTCTATCGCTTCCTCGGCCGGTTGCCCGACCAGTCCATCGCCTTCACCGCCGAGCCGAAGATCGACGGTCTCTCGATGTCGATCCGCTACGAGAATGGCCGGATGGTGAGCGCGGCGACGCGTGGCGACGGCACGACCGGTGAAAACGTCACGGCCAATATCCGCACCATCAAGGAAATCCCGCAGACCTTGCCGGCCGGCGCGCCCGCAGTCGTCGAGATACGCGGCGAAGTCTATATGGCCAAGAGCGATTTCCTGGCGCTGAACGCGCAGATGGAGGCGGAGGGCAAGCAGACCTATGTCAATCCGCGCAATACCGCAGCCGGCTCGCTGCGTCAGCTCGATGCCAAGGTCACGGCCAGCCGCAAGCTGAAATTCTTCGCCTATGCCTGGGGTGAGATGTCCGACATGCTGACCGACACGCAGTTCGGCATGGTGCAGACATTCGGGGAATGGGGTTTCCCGGTCAATCCGTTGATGAAGCGGCTGAATTCGGTCGCGGACATTCTCGCGCATTATGACGAGATCGGCCTTCAGCGTCCGGATCTCGACTATGATATCGACGGCGTCGTCTACAAGGTCGACAGTCTGGAACTGCAAGCGCGCCTCGGCTTCCGCTCGCGCTCGCCGCGTTGGGCAACGGCACACAAGTTCCCGGCAGAACAGGCGCTCACCCGGCTGCTCGATATCGACATTCAGGTCGGCCGTACGGGCGCGCTGACGCCGGTCGCGCGGCTGGAACCGATCACCGTCGGTGGTGTCGTGGTGACCAATGCGACGCTGCACAATGCCGATTACATCAAGGGCATCGGCAACAAGGGCGAGCCGATCCGCGACGGCCGCGACATCCGTGTTGGCGACATGGTGATCGTGCAGCGCGCCGGGGACGTCATTCCGCAGATTGTCGATGTCGTGCTGGAGAAGCGGGAGGCGTCGAGCGTCGCCTATGAGTTCCCCAAGACATGCCCGGTCTGTGGCAGCCATGCGGTGCGCGATATCAATGAAAAGACCGGCAAGGTCGATGCGGTGACGCGTTGCACCGGCGGCTTCATCTGCCGGGCGCAGGCGACGGAACATCTGAAGCATTTCGTGTCGCGCAATGCCTATGACATCGAAGGTCTCGGCGCGAAGCAGATCGATTTCTTCTTCGAGAGCGAGGACCCGGCGCTACAGGTGCGTACCGCGCCCGATATCTTCACCCTGGAAAGGCGTCAGCAGTCGTCATTGACCAAGCTGGAGAATATCGACGGCTTCGGCAAGGTCAGCGTTTCCAAGCTCTATGCGGCCATCAACGAGCGGCGCGATATCGCCCTACATCGCTTCATCTTCGCGCTTGGCGTTCGCCATGTCGGCGAGACCACAGCAAAGCTGCTGGCGCGCTCCTACGGCACTTACGAAGCCTTTGAGGCGGGAATGAAGGAGGCGGTTCCGCTTTCGGGCGACGCCTGGAACGACCTCAATAATATAGAAGGCATCGGTGAAGTGGTCGCCCGCGCCGTCGTGGAATTCTACAAGGAGCCGCGCAACGTCGAGGTGATCTCCAAGCTGCTTGACGAGGTGCGTCCGCAGGAGGCCGAGCAGCCGACGACCTCGGGCAGTCCCGTCGCCGGCAAGACGGTGGTCTTCACCGGTTCGCTGGAAAAATTCACCCGCGACGAAGCCAAGGCCAGGGCCGAAAGCCTCGGCGCCAAGGTCTCCGGCTCGGTTTCGAAAAAGACCGACATCGTCGTGGCGGGACCTGGCGCGGGCTCGAAGCTGGACAAGGCGCGGGAATTCAACGTGCAAGTCATGAGTGAGGATGAGTGGCTGGAGCTGATCGCGGGGTGA
- the recN gene encoding DNA repair protein RecN, which translates to MLIQLSIRDIVLIERLDLAFETGLSVLTGETGAGKSILLDSLSLALGGRGDGDLVRHGEDRGQVTAVFDVGMQHAARKLLRENGIDDDGDLIFRRTQSADGRTKAFVNDQPLSVQLMRQAGQLLVEIHGQHDDRALVDTDAHRMLLDAFAGNTEDVQGVGRLYKVWRDTERTLRKQREQVENAAREADYIRAAVEELEKLSPQDGEEDDLAERRARMMKAERIAGDIAEASEFLNGNASPVPHIASLVRRLERKSHEAPGLLEDTVALLDAALDQLSNAQMEVEAALRKTEYDPRELERVEERLFALRAASRKYSVPVTELPALAEKMIADLADLDAGEERLARLDAELAVAKAAYDAAAHSLSDKRHHAGEALAAAVMAELPALKLERARFMVEITTDAEGATAEGIDVIEFHVQTNPGTRPGPITKVASGGELSRFLLALKVALADRGSAPTLVFDEIDTGVGGAVADAIGQRLKRLSDRVQVLSVTHAPQVAARAATHLLISKGPVADGSEKISTRVATMAPTDRTEEIARMLAGASITEEARAAAKRLLAGNG; encoded by the coding sequence ATGCTGATCCAGCTTTCGATCCGCGATATCGTTTTGATCGAGCGGCTGGATCTTGCCTTCGAGACCGGGCTCTCGGTGCTTACCGGCGAGACCGGAGCGGGCAAATCCATCCTGCTTGATAGTCTGTCGCTGGCCCTTGGCGGGCGCGGTGACGGCGATCTTGTGCGCCATGGCGAGGACCGCGGTCAGGTGACGGCGGTGTTCGATGTCGGCATGCAGCATGCCGCTCGCAAACTCTTGCGCGAAAACGGCATCGATGACGATGGCGACCTGATTTTCCGCCGCACACAATCCGCAGACGGCCGCACCAAAGCTTTCGTCAATGATCAGCCGCTCAGCGTTCAGCTGATGCGCCAGGCCGGCCAGCTTCTCGTCGAAATTCATGGACAGCATGACGACCGCGCCCTTGTTGATACCGATGCGCATCGCATGCTGCTCGACGCTTTCGCCGGCAATACCGAGGACGTGCAGGGTGTCGGTCGGCTCTACAAGGTCTGGCGCGATACCGAGCGGACGCTCAGGAAGCAGCGCGAGCAGGTGGAGAATGCCGCTCGTGAAGCCGATTATATCCGCGCGGCGGTCGAGGAGCTGGAGAAGCTGTCGCCGCAGGATGGTGAAGAAGACGATCTGGCCGAGCGCCGCGCGCGGATGATGAAAGCGGAGCGCATTGCCGGCGATATTGCCGAAGCCTCCGAGTTCTTGAACGGCAATGCCTCTCCGGTGCCCCATATCGCCTCGCTGGTGCGCCGGCTGGAGCGCAAGAGCCATGAGGCGCCGGGTCTGCTAGAAGACACTGTAGCCCTGCTTGACGCGGCTCTGGACCAGCTTTCCAATGCGCAGATGGAGGTGGAGGCCGCCCTTCGCAAGACAGAATACGATCCGCGTGAATTGGAGCGGGTCGAGGAGCGATTGTTCGCGCTGCGCGCCGCCTCGCGCAAATATTCCGTGCCGGTGACCGAACTGCCGGCGCTGGCCGAAAAGATGATTGCCGATCTTGCCGATCTTGATGCCGGCGAAGAGCGACTGGCGCGACTGGATGCCGAGCTTGCTGTAGCCAAGGCTGCCTATGATGCTGCCGCGCACAGCCTCTCCGACAAGCGTCATCATGCTGGCGAGGCGCTTGCCGCCGCTGTCATGGCGGAATTGCCGGCGCTGAAGCTGGAACGCGCGCGCTTCATGGTGGAGATCACCACGGATGCCGAAGGCGCCACGGCCGAGGGCATCGATGTCATCGAGTTTCATGTACAGACCAATCCGGGCACGCGGCCAGGGCCGATCACTAAGGTCGCGTCCGGTGGTGAGCTGTCGCGTTTCCTGCTGGCGCTGAAGGTGGCGCTGGCCGATCGCGGCTCGGCTCCGACCCTGGTCTTCGACGAAATCGACACCGGTGTTGGCGGCGCAGTGGCTGACGCGATTGGCCAGAGGCTCAAGCGGCTGTCTGATCGCGTGCAGGTGTTGTCCGTGACCCATGCGCCGCAGGTCGCGGCGCGCGCAGCCACGCATCTGTTGATCTCCAAGGGGCCGGTCGCAGACGGTTCCGAGAAGATTTCTACCCGTGTCGCCACCATGGCGCCCACGGACCGCACCGAGGAGATCGCCCGCATGCTTGCCGGTGCATCGATTACCGAGGAGGCAAGGGCGGCTGCCAAGCGGCTGTTGGCGGGCAACGGCTGA